Below is a window of Prosthecochloris sp. GSB1 DNA.
TCCCAGGACGCTGTTCTCCTCTATGACGACAATTCTTTCGAACCGTTCGGCGATGCCTTCGACCAGGTCGCTGTCGAGCGGCTTGAGAAAACGCATGTTGGCTACGAGGGAACTGACTCCTTGCTGTTCCAGCAGTTCGGCTGCCTGCAATGCGTGGCCGACCATCGTCCCGATCGCCATGATGGCGATGCCGGAGCCTTCACGGAGTATCTCCGCCTTTCCTATTCCGATTGTATTGAACCCCGTGCCGGATAGCGGCGCACCGGGGGCGTTCCCTCTGGGATAGCGGAGCGCTACAGGGCCTTTTTCATGCTTCAGGGCGGTGTAGAGCATGTCGCGGAGTTCGCGGGCGTCTTTCGGGGCCATGACGACCAGGTTCGGCACCGGCCGGAGGTAGGAGAGATCGAAGGAGCCGTGGTGCGTCGGCCCGTCTTCCCCGACGAGCCCGGCGCGGTCGATGGCGAAGACGACGGGCAGTTTCTGCAAGGCGACATCATGAATGAGCTGATCGTATGCCCGTTGCAGGAAGGTCGAGTAGATGGCGCAGACAGGTTTGTAGCCGTTGATCGCCATTCCCGCCGCAAAGGTTACCGCGTGTTGCTCGGCGATTCCGACATCGTAGAACCGTTCCGGATGGGCTTTCTGGAAGATATCGAGTGACGTGCCGCTCGGCATCGCGGCGGTTATGCCCACTACTGCCGGATCGGCGGCAGCGATTTCCACCAGCGCCTCGCCAAAAATTTCCTGGTATTTCGGGGACGGCTCGATCAGGGGTTTGCGGAGGGTTTTTCCCGTTGTGATGTCGAAGCCGCCGCTGCTTGCATGCCATTTGGACTGGTTGTCCTCGGCCGGTTTGAACCCTTTGCCTTTCGTTGTGATCACATGCAGGAGCTTCGGGTGAGGCAAAGCCCTGATTTCCCGCAGGGCCTTGACGAGTTGTTCGGTATTATGCCCGTCGACCGGTCCGAAATAGCGGAAGCCGAGCGCCTCGAAGAAGGCACCGGGTGTCAGGGCGGCTTTTATACCGTCCTCGATCTTGTGCACGGCGGTCTTGGCCGCGTCGCCGAGATCGTTGTTGAGCATCGAGATTGAATCCCAGATGAATTTCCGGACCTTGTTGTAGGTCTTGTTCAGGCTTATGCTCACCAGATAGTCCTTGAGGCCGCCCGTGCTCGGGGCTATGGCCATCTGGTTGTCGTTGAGGATGACCAGGACGTCGCTTTTGAGATCCCCGAGATGGTTCATTGCCTCGAACGCCATGCCTCCGGTCATGCTGCCGTCACCGATGACGGCGACAACCTTTTCCGGGCCTCCCGAGAGGTCTCGCGCGGCGGCCATGCCCGCGGCGGCGGATATGGACGTCGAGGCGTGTCCGGTTCCGAAAGCGTCGTGAGGGCTTTCGGTGATTTTCGGAAAGCCGGCGAGACCCTCGAATTTCCTGTTGGTATGCATCAGGTCCCTCCGGCCGGTAAGAATCTTGTGGATGTAGGCCTGGTGGCCGACATCCCAGACGATCTTGTCGTTCGGCGAGTTGTAGACGTAGTGAAGAGCAACGGTCAGTTCCACCACTCCGAGGCTGGAACCGAAATGGCCGCCGTTTTCTGAAACGACGTCG
It encodes the following:
- the dxs gene encoding 1-deoxy-D-xylulose-5-phosphate synthase yields the protein MEQPPPQPPNRNYTFLPTIQSPGDLKKFRIEDLPAIADECRSYLIDVVSENGGHFGSSLGVVELTVALHYVYNSPNDKIVWDVGHQAYIHKILTGRRDLMHTNRKFEGLAGFPKITESPHDAFGTGHASTSISAAAGMAAARDLSGGPEKVVAVIGDGSMTGGMAFEAMNHLGDLKSDVLVILNDNQMAIAPSTGGLKDYLVSISLNKTYNKVRKFIWDSISMLNNDLGDAAKTAVHKIEDGIKAALTPGAFFEALGFRYFGPVDGHNTEQLVKALREIRALPHPKLLHVITTKGKGFKPAEDNQSKWHASSGGFDITTGKTLRKPLIEPSPKYQEIFGEALVEIAAADPAVVGITAAMPSGTSLDIFQKAHPERFYDVGIAEQHAVTFAAGMAINGYKPVCAIYSTFLQRAYDQLIHDVALQKLPVVFAIDRAGLVGEDGPTHHGSFDLSYLRPVPNLVVMAPKDARELRDMLYTALKHEKGPVALRYPRGNAPGAPLSGTGFNTIGIGKAEILREGSGIAIMAIGTMVGHALQAAELLEQQGVSSLVANMRFLKPLDSDLVEGIAERFERIVVIEENSVLGGLGSAVNDHLREKGLDSHLLSIGLPDDFVTHGSINELYRETGLDPENLSQRIATFYNDGAIENTDSSQSAIRTERLA